A window of the Thiomicrospira microaerophila genome harbors these coding sequences:
- the hisF gene encoding imidazole glycerol phosphate synthase subunit HisF translates to MGLAKRIIPCLDVDNGRVVKGVQFVEIRDAGDPVEVAKRYDQQGADEITFLDITASSDNRETIVHVVEQVASQVFIPLTVGGGIRKVEDVRQMLNAGADKVSINTAAIHNPDFVRQASDLFGSQCIVVAIDAKKVSAENEPNRWEIFTHGGRKSTGIDAINWAIKMESYGAGELLLTSMDRDGTKIGFDLELTRTIADAVKIPVIASGGVGELQHLVDGVKQGHAQAVLAASIFHFGQHTIKEAKLAMQQQGVEVRL, encoded by the coding sequence ATGGGTCTAGCAAAGCGTATCATCCCCTGTCTTGACGTCGATAATGGTCGCGTCGTTAAAGGTGTGCAGTTTGTTGAAATCCGTGATGCTGGCGACCCGGTTGAGGTCGCTAAACGCTACGATCAACAGGGCGCAGATGAAATCACCTTTTTAGACATTACCGCCAGCTCTGACAACCGCGAAACCATTGTACATGTCGTTGAACAGGTAGCCAGTCAAGTCTTTATCCCGCTAACCGTTGGCGGAGGCATTCGCAAAGTTGAAGACGTGCGCCAAATGCTCAATGCCGGAGCGGATAAAGTGTCGATCAATACTGCAGCGATTCACAATCCTGACTTTGTCCGCCAAGCTTCTGATTTATTTGGCTCCCAGTGTATCGTAGTTGCAATTGATGCCAAAAAAGTCAGTGCAGAAAATGAACCAAATCGATGGGAAATTTTTACCCACGGTGGCCGCAAGTCAACAGGAATTGACGCGATCAACTGGGCGATCAAAATGGAAAGCTATGGTGCTGGTGAGCTGCTTCTAACCAGCATGGACCGTGATGGCACAAAAATTGGATTTGATCTTGAACTAACGCGAACCATTGCTGATGCCGTGAAAATACCGGTGATTGCATCGGGTGGCGTCGGTGAACTTCAACACCTTGTAGATGGCGTAAAACAAGGTCATGCTCAAGCGGTATTAGCGGCGAGTATCTTCCACTTTGGCCAACATACGATCAAAGAAGCCAAACTTGCGATGCAGCAACAGGGTGTAGAGGTACGTTTATGA
- a CDS encoding phosphoribosyl-ATP diphosphatase: protein MSQVLAQLDQIIQQRKTESADSSYVASLYAKGLDKILKKVGEESVETIMAAKDGDAEHLVYEIADLWFHTLVLLAHQNLSSSEVLNELERRFGLSGLEEKAQRTE, encoded by the coding sequence ATGAGCCAAGTTTTAGCACAGCTCGACCAGATTATACAGCAACGCAAAACCGAATCAGCTGACAGTTCGTATGTGGCCAGCCTCTACGCGAAAGGTTTAGACAAAATTTTAAAGAAGGTAGGTGAAGAGTCTGTTGAAACCATCATGGCAGCAAAAGACGGTGACGCCGAACATTTAGTTTACGAAATTGCAGATTTATGGTTTCATACACTCGTGCTACTCGCACACCAAAACCTATCCAGTTCCGAGGTTTTAAACGAACTAGAGCGTCGTTTTGGCTTATCTGGGCTAGAAGAAAAAGCGCAACGAACTGAATAA
- a CDS encoding histidine triad nucleotide-binding protein, which yields MQSEPSIFTRIINKEIPADVVYEDDKCIVIKDINPRARVHLLIIPKKPIATLFDLKPEDKDLMGHMMLLLPQIAQAQNLDGFKTQIHTGESGGQEVFHIHIHLLGN from the coding sequence ATGCAATCAGAACCAAGTATTTTTACACGCATTATCAATAAAGAAATCCCTGCTGACGTGGTGTATGAAGACGACAAATGCATTGTCATCAAGGACATTAACCCACGCGCCAGAGTACATCTATTAATTATTCCTAAAAAACCCATTGCCACGCTATTTGACCTCAAGCCGGAAGACAAGGACTTGATGGGGCACATGATGCTCTTACTGCCGCAGATTGCACAAGCTCAAAACCTAGATGGTTTTAAAACGCAGATCCACACTGGCGAATCAGGCGGGCAGGAAGTTTTCCATATTCATATACATTTACTTGGTAACTAA
- the tatA gene encoding twin-arginine translocase TatA/TatE family subunit — translation MGISIWQLLIILAIVLVIFGAKRLKNVGTDLGSAIKGFKKAVSEDDEKKSEQQTAEAQKTLSEEKKTDNVYDAQVTEKQTDAEKPKV, via the coding sequence ATGGGCATTAGCATTTGGCAATTATTAATCATTCTGGCGATTGTTTTGGTTATCTTCGGAGCAAAGCGCCTAAAAAATGTAGGAACTGACTTAGGCAGCGCAATTAAAGGTTTCAAAAAAGCAGTCAGTGAGGACGATGAGAAAAAATCTGAACAACAAACTGCTGAGGCACAAAAAACCCTATCAGAAGAAAAAAAGACAGATAATGTCTATGATGCCCAGGTTACAGAAAAGCAAACCGATGCGGAAAAACCAAAAGTTTAA
- the tatB gene encoding Sec-independent protein translocase protein TatB, which translates to MFDFGFLEIVVVLVITLLVVGPERMPEVARKAGQMVGKFRNFINSVKDDSNLRDTVRELQQAVDLKEEQKRFESIQQDLYKGFDDVKDQINFDELQRPFGQSVIEPTKQDLELAKRQLESTNDVETPTAPNNQASSSDTDDKPKT; encoded by the coding sequence ATGTTTGACTTTGGTTTTCTCGAAATTGTCGTCGTTCTGGTCATTACGCTATTGGTAGTGGGGCCGGAACGTATGCCAGAAGTAGCACGGAAAGCGGGCCAAATGGTTGGCAAATTTCGCAACTTTATCAACTCGGTAAAAGATGACAGCAATTTGCGAGATACCGTGCGTGAACTGCAACAGGCTGTTGACCTAAAAGAAGAACAAAAACGCTTCGAGTCTATTCAGCAAGATCTTTACAAGGGCTTTGACGATGTAAAAGATCAAATCAATTTTGATGAATTACAACGTCCATTTGGACAGTCGGTTATCGAACCGACAAAACAAGATCTTGAGCTGGCTAAACGTCAGCTTGAAAGCACAAATGACGTAGAAACACCAACAGCCCCTAACAACCAAGCATCGTCAAGTGACACCGACGACAAACCAAAAACATAA
- the tatC gene encoding twin-arginine translocase subunit TatC has protein sequence MSTSALPPNDQEMSLVQHLLELRNAVAKSVIAVLVLFLMLFPFANDIYTYIADPLTRFMPEGNSMIAVGVASPFLTPFKLSLVLAIYLAMPFLLYQLWRFIAPALYQHEKQLIGPVLFFSSFLFYAGGAFSYYVVFPLVFGFLSQTAPEGVTIATDISLYLDFVIKMFFAFGLAFEVPVITVLLILTGMVKPKAMSHARPYVIVAAFVLGMLLTPPDIISQTLLAVPVWLLYELGIVVGTFILKRKGIDPNGDSYEPEPEPSSSSYRNKTDNEGFDNRYADQNKDVNPHQAKAAEQNKANVKKQQTPVDDDFDFDAEFDKIDAEMEKLKQQAEQRERQNNENQSTGSNSDRSQPADVETDSKPKS, from the coding sequence ATGAGCACCAGCGCCCTACCGCCAAACGATCAAGAAATGTCATTGGTTCAGCATCTGCTAGAACTTCGCAATGCTGTCGCCAAATCGGTGATCGCGGTTTTAGTTCTATTTTTAATGCTTTTCCCATTTGCAAATGACATCTACACCTATATTGCTGATCCACTAACCCGCTTTATGCCTGAAGGCAACAGCATGATTGCGGTTGGCGTTGCCTCACCCTTTTTAACGCCATTTAAATTAAGCTTAGTACTGGCCATTTATCTTGCCATGCCGTTTTTGCTTTATCAACTTTGGCGTTTTATTGCGCCCGCACTCTATCAGCACGAAAAACAGCTTATTGGCCCAGTTCTATTTTTTAGCTCCTTTTTATTTTATGCCGGTGGTGCATTTTCCTACTATGTGGTATTTCCTTTAGTATTTGGTTTCTTATCACAAACCGCCCCAGAAGGCGTGACCATTGCCACTGACATCTCGCTCTACCTAGACTTCGTGATCAAGATGTTCTTTGCCTTCGGCTTAGCATTTGAAGTCCCTGTAATTACGGTTTTGTTAATACTGACCGGCATGGTTAAACCCAAAGCCATGTCTCATGCTCGCCCGTACGTCATCGTTGCAGCGTTTGTATTGGGTATGTTGCTAACACCGCCTGATATCATTTCTCAAACCCTACTCGCCGTTCCAGTATGGTTATTGTATGAACTTGGCATTGTGGTGGGCACCTTTATATTAAAACGTAAAGGTATCGACCCAAATGGCGATAGTTATGAACCCGAGCCTGAGCCATCATCATCCAGCTACAGAAACAAAACTGATAACGAAGGTTTTGACAATCGCTATGCTGATCAAAATAAAGATGTTAACCCACATCAGGCTAAGGCGGCAGAGCAAAACAAAGCAAATGTGAAAAAACAGCAGACACCCGTTGACGATGATTTCGACTTTGATGCAGAGTTTGATAAGATTGATGCAGAAATGGAAAAGCTTAAACAACAAGCTGAACAAAGAGAGCGTCAAAACAATGAAAACCAATCTACCGGCTCTAATTCAGATAGATCACAACCAGCTGACGTTGAAACGGATAGCAAGCCAAAAAGTTAA
- a CDS encoding thioredoxin domain-containing protein, whose translation MKTNLPALIQIDHNQLTLKRIASQKVNKPIHASQPGLVGILLFVLAVFPLASYAESPLKKHPSAYLALHADDPVDWKLWSAEILNKAQQQNKPIFISSGYFACHWCHVMHQENYKHPLVADLINRHYIAVKVDRELTPDLDDYLLNRLRQATGQAGWPLHVILTPDGHSFSGFVYQPTETLLQTLTIINHWWQTQAETITALAAPAKETAQQNQTLTRSELANEISQSLPTILDSFDGGLQAIQKFPHSPLIKYLLLHKNNQQDTLDWLVLTLEQMQTEHLYDHIHHGFFRYTVDPNWQEPHFEKMLYDNAQLAEVFFIAADRFNRSDFLVTAQNTLSYIETELISTLTGLARASQSALDHKGEDGGRYLWSNQQLLTQLSQQDYKLVNQAWLLENPAPFSRGWLPKPLNHARWPNIQQQLSHRPSLTDDKKLLSWNGLLLSAYARGFATTQNPDYALGASEISARLIRLLQQTNPPRAVNDQGEIFGQATLEDYAYSLAGLRLWQEVSGLNYQKWIDSLTQQAEQAFYNQQRWLASSESLLPGQQGLANLPDLATPSASAIMNCTKESSIQLQPGLQAWQYASYLTYQGCQ comes from the coding sequence ATGAAAACCAATCTACCGGCTCTAATTCAGATAGATCACAACCAGCTGACGTTGAAACGGATAGCAAGCCAAAAAGTTAACAAACCTATCCATGCTTCCCAACCTGGCCTGGTTGGGATCTTGTTATTTGTTTTAGCTGTATTCCCGCTGGCATCCTATGCTGAGAGCCCGTTAAAAAAACACCCTTCTGCCTATCTGGCGTTACATGCTGATGATCCGGTTGATTGGAAACTATGGTCAGCAGAGATCCTAAATAAAGCTCAACAACAAAACAAACCTATTTTTATTTCTTCCGGCTATTTTGCCTGCCACTGGTGTCATGTTATGCACCAAGAAAACTACAAACACCCCTTAGTGGCTGATTTAATTAACCGCCATTATATTGCGGTCAAGGTTGACCGTGAACTCACTCCCGATCTAGATGACTACCTGCTTAACCGCTTACGCCAAGCAACAGGGCAAGCCGGCTGGCCGTTGCATGTCATCTTAACCCCAGATGGACATAGTTTTAGTGGATTTGTCTACCAACCCACTGAAACACTGCTACAAACCCTGACTATTATTAATCATTGGTGGCAAACTCAAGCTGAAACCATTACAGCCTTGGCCGCCCCCGCTAAAGAAACAGCCCAGCAAAATCAAACTTTAACCCGCAGCGAACTTGCCAACGAAATTAGTCAATCGCTGCCAACTATCTTGGACAGTTTTGATGGCGGACTACAAGCCATTCAGAAATTTCCTCACAGTCCATTGATTAAATATCTGTTATTGCATAAAAACAATCAACAAGACACGCTCGATTGGTTAGTCCTTACACTCGAGCAAATGCAAACCGAACACCTATACGACCATATTCACCATGGTTTTTTTCGCTACACAGTCGATCCAAACTGGCAAGAACCTCATTTTGAAAAAATGCTGTATGATAATGCCCAATTAGCCGAGGTGTTTTTTATTGCCGCAGATCGCTTTAACCGTTCAGACTTTTTGGTGACCGCGCAAAATACTTTAAGCTATATTGAGACGGAATTGATTAGCACGCTAACTGGTTTAGCACGCGCAAGTCAGTCAGCACTCGATCACAAAGGGGAAGATGGCGGTCGTTATCTTTGGTCAAACCAACAACTTTTAACCCAACTCAGCCAACAAGACTACAAGCTCGTCAACCAGGCCTGGTTGCTTGAAAACCCTGCTCCATTTAGTCGCGGCTGGCTTCCTAAACCCCTAAATCATGCTCGCTGGCCCAACATACAGCAGCAACTCAGTCACCGCCCAAGCTTAACCGATGACAAAAAACTCTTAAGCTGGAATGGATTGCTCTTATCCGCCTATGCTCGTGGTTTTGCTACTACCCAAAACCCTGATTATGCATTAGGTGCCAGTGAAATCTCCGCCCGACTCATTCGTCTTTTACAACAAACCAACCCGCCTCGTGCGGTTAATGATCAAGGCGAAATTTTCGGTCAAGCCACGCTTGAAGACTATGCCTATAGCCTCGCAGGACTTCGGCTTTGGCAAGAAGTTAGCGGTCTCAATTACCAAAAATGGATTGATAGCCTAACCCAGCAAGCCGAACAGGCCTTTTACAATCAACAACGCTGGCTAGCAAGCAGTGAAAGCCTGCTACCCGGCCAACAGGGCTTAGCCAACCTTCCTGACCTGGCCACACCTTCGGCCAGTGCGATTATGAACTGCACAAAAGAATCGTCTATCCAATTACAACCAGGCCTGCAAGCATGGCAATATGCCAGCTACCTCACCTACCAAGGATGCCAGTAA
- a CDS encoding zinc metallopeptidase, with the protein MGLLIVGLVLLAIISFVPQWWTQWILKKHSQPHPSLPGTAAEFGEHLLRKYQLEDVRLEAIPQGAQMGDHYDPIEKVVRLSSTNYHSNSLTAIVTTAHEIGHAIQHQQGYEPLLTRTEMVERAQWLQKFSGIALLATPVLIPLLHTPMIGLITFAAGFIAMGIPVLIHLSTLPVEFDASYKRALPLLEQGEYLDKKDLSRARHILTACAFTYVSASLASLFNLWRWFSGWRR; encoded by the coding sequence ATGGGGCTTTTAATTGTTGGCCTAGTATTACTGGCAATCATCAGCTTTGTGCCCCAGTGGTGGACACAGTGGATACTAAAAAAACACAGCCAGCCCCACCCCAGCCTTCCAGGCACCGCCGCTGAATTTGGCGAACATCTACTCAGGAAATACCAGCTCGAAGACGTTAGACTTGAAGCCATCCCGCAGGGTGCACAAATGGGTGATCATTACGATCCGATTGAAAAAGTGGTCAGGCTATCCAGCACAAATTACCATAGTAACTCACTGACGGCTATTGTCACCACCGCGCACGAAATCGGCCATGCCATCCAACATCAACAAGGTTACGAACCCCTACTGACACGGACTGAAATGGTTGAACGTGCTCAATGGTTACAAAAGTTCAGCGGTATCGCCCTGCTTGCAACCCCGGTACTCATTCCTCTACTCCATACGCCTATGATCGGTTTAATCACCTTCGCTGCCGGATTTATTGCGATGGGCATCCCCGTTTTAATTCATCTATCGACTTTACCGGTTGAATTTGATGCCAGCTACAAACGTGCTTTACCTCTACTTGAACAGGGTGAATATCTTGATAAAAAAGACCTGTCGCGTGCAAGGCACATCCTTACTGCCTGTGCCTTCACCTATGTCAGCGCAAGTCTCGCCAGCCTATTCAACCTATGGCGCTGGTTCAGTGGGTGGCGTCGTTAA
- the rpoH gene encoding RNA polymerase sigma factor RpoH codes for MASTALTIQQLTPGQNLESYLRTVRTLPQLNAEEERELAERLYYHQDLEAARQLILASLRYVVPVARSFNGYGLPLGDLIQEGNIGLMKAVKRFNPEEGVRLMTFAVHWIRAEINEFVIKNWRIVKTATTKAQRKLFFKLRGAKNALEWFSDKDADRVAEELGVTRADVLEMDSRLYGKDIQVDMTADEEDERGYHAPVLISHELDPETHWVRETEDQRQTELMQSALQQLDPRSLDIIQARWLGENKLGLKELSEKYGVSMERIRQIEQQAMKKLKASLSESLLLA; via the coding sequence ATGGCATCAACAGCGCTTACAATTCAACAGCTTACACCAGGGCAAAACCTAGAAAGCTATTTACGCACTGTTCGCACGCTTCCTCAACTGAATGCAGAGGAAGAACGAGAACTGGCTGAACGTCTTTATTACCACCAAGACCTTGAAGCCGCCCGTCAACTGATTCTGGCATCGCTGCGTTATGTCGTTCCAGTGGCGCGAAGCTTCAATGGCTATGGCTTACCGCTCGGCGATTTAATTCAAGAAGGCAATATCGGTTTAATGAAGGCGGTCAAGCGCTTTAACCCAGAAGAGGGCGTGCGCCTGATGACGTTTGCGGTGCACTGGATTCGTGCCGAGATTAACGAATTTGTAATTAAAAACTGGCGCATAGTTAAAACCGCGACCACCAAAGCACAGCGTAAATTATTCTTTAAACTGCGTGGTGCCAAAAATGCACTCGAGTGGTTCAGCGATAAAGATGCGGATCGCGTCGCAGAAGAGCTGGGGGTAACCCGTGCCGATGTACTGGAAATGGACAGCCGATTATACGGCAAAGACATTCAGGTTGACATGACCGCTGATGAAGAAGATGAACGCGGCTATCATGCACCGGTATTAATTAGTCATGAGCTTGATCCTGAAACCCATTGGGTACGTGAAACAGAAGACCAGCGTCAAACTGAACTCATGCAATCCGCACTGCAACAGCTTGACCCGCGAAGCTTGGATATTATCCAAGCTCGCTGGTTAGGTGAAAATAAACTGGGCTTGAAAGAGCTATCAGAAAAGTATGGCGTATCGATGGAACGCATTCGTCAAATAGAGCAGCAAGCAATGAAAAAACTCAAGGCCTCTCTGAGCGAAAGCCTTTTGCTGGCCTAG
- a CDS encoding SirB2 family protein: MVVSLIMLHKIAVLVSIIGFFGRGVGHIFQQAWVSKKPVKIIPHIVDTLLIVSAVAVVLMTGFSFSDPWILAKIIGLLLYIGLGLMAFKFAKTRGLKAVYWLLALLVLFYLVAVAMHKQAWPF; the protein is encoded by the coding sequence ATGGTTGTAAGTTTAATTATGCTACATAAGATAGCGGTATTGGTCAGTATTATTGGTTTTTTTGGCCGAGGCGTTGGGCATATCTTTCAGCAGGCCTGGGTGTCTAAAAAACCGGTGAAAATAATTCCGCATATTGTCGATACCTTGCTGATTGTTTCAGCCGTGGCGGTGGTGTTGATGACGGGGTTTAGTTTTTCTGATCCTTGGATTTTAGCAAAAATCATTGGTCTGTTACTTTATATTGGCTTGGGTTTAATGGCGTTTAAGTTTGCTAAAACTCGTGGTTTGAAGGCGGTTTATTGGTTGTTAGCCTTGTTGGTTTTGTTTTATCTTGTCGCTGTGGCAATGCATAAGCAGGCCTGGCCATTTTAA
- the bioC gene encoding malonyl-ACP O-methyltransferase BioC, which produces MKTETGQMMNLRHVQQHFSKAALHYDEAAVLQKLTADELDQRLDLIKIKVQRIVDLGAGTGFLTEKLWARYPQAEISAVDLSESMLHRARLRFQRSYPQQAWWSAWLKTIPRVCFVQADAYHLPFESGSQDLVVTNFMLQWCDDLDAVLQEVRRVLRPEGLLMLSSLGPDTLKELRQAWVSVEGEAGHLRMSPFVDMHDLGDALVRAGFGQPVMDVERYRLTYSQPIEVIRDLKAIGATNAQQQRVRGLTGKTKFNAMLAAYEKQKQDDKVCATYEVVHGHAWAAQEVFKGPNRDKNGVVNITLDEFQNQLKARG; this is translated from the coding sequence TTGAAGACTGAAACTGGCCAAATGATGAATCTTCGTCATGTTCAACAGCATTTTTCGAAAGCGGCCTTGCATTATGACGAGGCCGCTGTTTTGCAAAAGTTGACAGCCGATGAGTTAGACCAGCGACTTGATCTAATTAAGATTAAGGTTCAGCGGATAGTTGATTTGGGGGCGGGTACCGGATTTTTGACAGAAAAATTATGGGCGCGTTATCCGCAGGCTGAAATTAGTGCGGTCGATTTATCTGAGTCGATGTTGCATCGAGCTAGGTTAAGATTTCAACGGTCTTATCCACAGCAGGCCTGGTGGTCCGCTTGGTTGAAAACGATTCCTAGGGTTTGTTTTGTTCAAGCCGATGCCTATCATCTGCCTTTTGAGTCGGGTTCTCAGGATTTAGTTGTGACCAATTTTATGCTGCAATGGTGTGATGATTTGGATGCCGTGCTGCAAGAAGTTCGTCGTGTACTCAGACCGGAAGGGTTATTGATGTTAAGCTCTTTGGGGCCGGATACTTTGAAAGAGTTACGGCAGGCTTGGGTCAGCGTGGAAGGTGAAGCGGGTCATTTAAGAATGAGTCCTTTTGTTGATATGCATGACTTGGGTGATGCGTTGGTACGAGCCGGATTCGGGCAGCCGGTTATGGATGTTGAGCGTTATCGTTTAACCTATTCACAGCCGATTGAGGTTATTCGAGATTTAAAAGCGATTGGTGCGACCAATGCACAGCAACAGCGTGTTCGAGGTTTAACCGGTAAAACAAAATTTAATGCGATGTTGGCCGCTTATGAAAAGCAAAAGCAAGACGATAAGGTTTGTGCGACCTATGAGGTGGTTCATGGCCATGCTTGGGCGGCGCAAGAGGTTTTTAAAGGACCGAATCGTGATAAGAATGGTGTGGTAAATATCACGCTAGATGAGTTTCAAAATCAATTAAAGGCGAGGGGTTAA
- the bioH gene encoding pimeloyl-ACP methyl ester esterase BioH — MANIKTHLYTESFGQGPSLSLIHGWGAESAVWRDWAETYLSANFKVTLIDLPGFGQSPPLKNLHQDEVNQAWLALIAEALPEQTYLLGWSLGGLMAQQLALRFPNKVKKLACIASTPRFIQADDWRYGVSMPLIADFVKAVGLDSAALLNRFWKLQLQGSDGGRRLIKHFVDQMKHRQLPSISGLQQGLQLLRDVDLRSSLIDIQVPSLWLLGEKDPLVPLAVTQGLLQCQPTASIAVIEGAAHVPFYSHPEQTADALIHFLIEGSLED, encoded by the coding sequence GTGGCAAATATTAAAACGCATCTTTATACTGAAAGCTTTGGTCAAGGACCGTCGCTTAGCCTAATTCATGGTTGGGGAGCGGAAAGTGCGGTTTGGCGAGATTGGGCTGAAACCTACCTTAGCGCTAACTTTAAAGTAACTTTAATTGACTTGCCAGGATTTGGCCAGAGTCCACCTTTAAAAAACCTGCATCAAGACGAAGTTAACCAGGCCTGGTTAGCGCTTATTGCTGAAGCTCTTCCAGAACAAACCTATCTATTAGGCTGGTCGCTGGGTGGCTTAATGGCTCAGCAACTTGCTTTAAGGTTTCCGAATAAGGTTAAGAAGTTGGCTTGCATTGCTTCGACCCCAAGATTTATTCAGGCAGATGATTGGCGCTATGGCGTGTCGATGCCTTTAATAGCCGATTTTGTAAAAGCGGTTGGGTTAGATAGTGCCGCCTTACTGAATCGTTTCTGGAAGCTACAGTTACAAGGGAGTGACGGTGGGCGTAGGCTGATTAAACATTTCGTTGATCAAATGAAGCACCGACAGTTGCCAAGCATTAGCGGTTTGCAACAAGGCTTACAATTGTTACGCGATGTTGATTTACGTTCTAGTTTAATTGATATTCAAGTGCCTAGTTTATGGTTGTTGGGTGAGAAAGATCCCTTGGTGCCGCTTGCTGTAACACAAGGTTTATTGCAGTGTCAGCCAACGGCTAGTATTGCTGTGATTGAGGGGGCGGCCCATGTGCCTTTTTATTCACATCCAGAACAAACCGCAGACGCATTAATCCACTTTTTAATTGAGGGTTCACTTGAAGACTGA
- a CDS encoding cold-shock protein, whose product MSDLVTGTVKWFNDEKGFGFLAQENGPDVFVHFRAINGTGRRTLAEGQAVTFNITEGDKGLQAENVNAL is encoded by the coding sequence ATGTCAGATTTAGTTACAGGCACCGTTAAATGGTTTAACGATGAAAAAGGTTTCGGTTTTTTAGCACAAGAAAATGGTCCAGATGTATTCGTACACTTCCGCGCCATCAACGGTACTGGCCGTAGAACCTTAGCTGAAGGTCAAGCAGTGACTTTCAACATTACTGAAGGTGATAAGGGCTTACAAGCGGAAAACGTTAACGCTCTTTAA
- a CDS encoding DsrE family protein translates to MHILKIWLVSLALFIGFGAAHAQTLKPVKEIQGPTQDRFPGDPATHKVVYMFNQADSDYQTSILNSIQAMLRMYDDDVEIAVVVIGPGIHVLANKPQREVDPLIYERVESFARDYNVRWIACGNTMNSIGWQHQDMRPFAEYVEVGASALMELQSNGFAFIAW, encoded by the coding sequence ATGCATATTCTTAAAATTTGGCTTGTCAGCCTAGCACTTTTTATAGGTTTTGGCGCGGCTCATGCCCAAACCCTCAAACCCGTAAAAGAAATCCAAGGCCCCACTCAGGATCGTTTCCCTGGTGATCCGGCTACTCATAAGGTCGTCTATATGTTTAACCAAGCCGATAGTGACTATCAAACATCGATTCTTAACTCAATCCAAGCCATGTTAAGAATGTATGACGATGACGTTGAAATTGCGGTTGTCGTGATTGGCCCCGGCATCCATGTTCTTGCCAATAAGCCACAACGTGAAGTTGACCCACTTATTTACGAGCGGGTTGAAAGTTTTGCGCGTGATTATAACGTGCGCTGGATAGCTTGCGGTAATACAATGAACTCGATCGGCTGGCAACACCAAGACATGCGCCCCTTTGCTGAATATGTTGAAGTCGGTGCATCTGCACTAATGGAATTGCAATCTAATGGGTTTGCATTTATTGCTTGGTAA